The Campylobacter lari genome window below encodes:
- a CDS encoding carbon starvation CstA family protein, whose amino-acid sequence MNITNKILWFFVAIVGAVCFGILALQNGESISAIYLVIAALCIYIIGYRFYGRYIAYKVLELDKNRATPAVVKNDGCDFVPTNKIVLFGHHFAAIAGAGPLVGPILAAQMGYLPSMLWILIGGVLAGAVHDFVVLFISTRRNGKSLGEMIKDELGQFIGAIAMIAIFGIMLIIIAILAMVVVKALAESPWGLFTIAMTIPIAVFMGIYMRFLRPGRVGEASIIGFILLILAIHYGSEIAADPYWAKIFTFDAPTLALIMMAYGFIAAILPVWFLLAPRDYLSTFLKIGVIVVMALAIVFVAPDLQMPKINSQYLDGSGPVFAGAIFPFLFITIACGAISGFHALISSGTTPKMLENETHALAVGYGSMLMESAVAIMALICACILHPGLYFAINAPAATIGVDVANAAAAISSWGFKITPEEITTLTTNIGEQSILSRTGGAPTFAVGVALILHELFGGVNLMGFWYHFAILFEALFILTAVDAGTRACRFMAQDILGNVYKPLGNINNTLAGIFATALSVGGWGYFLYQGAIDPKGGIYSLWPLFGVSNQMLAGMALLLASAILFKMGKARYTWITLIPACFVLIATLYGGIQKILPYKEGDPIHNAISHVAAVQINTQKIQEFNLKLSQTQDEAIIEQIKKDIKLASQAKNSNLINAILCVFFMITTLLVILSCFGIFIKKLNIPLKESPYIALKKEKT is encoded by the coding sequence TAGATATATTGCCTATAAGGTGCTAGAGCTAGATAAAAACAGAGCAACTCCTGCTGTAGTTAAAAATGACGGATGTGATTTTGTCCCTACAAATAAAATTGTACTTTTTGGACATCATTTTGCCGCTATCGCAGGAGCTGGTCCTTTGGTAGGTCCTATACTTGCTGCACAAATGGGTTATTTACCCTCTATGCTTTGGATATTAATAGGCGGTGTTTTAGCAGGTGCGGTACATGATTTTGTAGTTTTATTTATATCTACGCGTCGTAATGGAAAATCTTTAGGAGAGATGATAAAAGATGAATTAGGACAATTTATCGGCGCAATAGCAATGATTGCTATATTTGGAATTATGCTTATAATTATTGCGATTTTAGCTATGGTTGTTGTAAAAGCTTTAGCAGAATCTCCATGGGGATTATTTACCATTGCAATGACCATTCCTATTGCTGTTTTTATGGGAATTTATATGAGATTTTTAAGACCTGGTAGGGTTGGTGAAGCTTCTATTATAGGTTTTATATTGCTCATATTAGCCATACATTATGGAAGTGAAATAGCTGCTGATCCTTATTGGGCGAAAATATTTACCTTTGATGCACCAACTTTAGCACTTATTATGATGGCTTATGGTTTTATAGCTGCAATTTTACCTGTTTGGTTTTTACTTGCTCCAAGAGATTATTTATCAACTTTTTTAAAAATCGGTGTTATTGTGGTTATGGCTTTAGCTATTGTATTTGTAGCACCTGATCTTCAAATGCCAAAAATTAATTCTCAATATTTAGATGGAAGTGGGCCTGTATTTGCTGGAGCAATTTTTCCATTTTTATTTATTACCATTGCATGCGGAGCTATTAGTGGTTTTCATGCATTAATTTCAAGTGGCACAACTCCTAAAATGCTTGAAAATGAAACTCATGCATTAGCTGTTGGATATGGCTCTATGCTTATGGAAAGTGCTGTGGCTATCATGGCTTTAATTTGTGCTTGTATTTTACACCCTGGTCTTTACTTTGCCATCAATGCGCCTGCTGCTACTATAGGTGTAGATGTTGCAAATGCAGCTGCTGCTATTTCTAGCTGGGGTTTTAAAATAACTCCTGAAGAAATCACTACTTTAACTACAAATATAGGCGAACAAAGCATATTATCAAGAACTGGTGGGGCACCAACATTTGCTGTAGGTGTTGCTTTGATTTTACATGAATTATTTGGTGGAGTGAATTTAATGGGCTTTTGGTATCACTTTGCTATTTTATTTGAAGCCTTGTTTATTTTAACTGCAGTTGATGCTGGGACAAGAGCTTGTAGATTTATGGCTCAAGATATATTGGGTAATGTTTATAAACCTTTAGGAAATATCAATAATACCTTAGCAGGAATTTTTGCAACAGCTTTAAGTGTTGGTGGATGGGGGTATTTTCTCTATCAAGGAGCGATAGATCCAAAAGGCGGAATTTACTCATTATGGCCACTTTTTGGAGTGAGTAATCAAATGCTTGCTGGTATGGCATTGCTTTTAGCAAGTGCGATTTTATTTAAAATGGGGAAGGCAAGATATACTTGGATTACTCTCATACCTGCTTGTTTTGTTTTAATCGCAACACTTTATGGAGGTATTCAAAAAATTCTTCCTTACAAAGAAGGAGATCCAATCCATAATGCTATAAGTCATGTTGCTGCTGTACAAATAAATACACAAAAAATACAAGAATTTAATTTAAAACTTTCTCAAACACAAGATGAAGCAATAATCGAGCAAATCAAAAAAGATATAAAATTAGCATCTCAAGCTAAAAATTCCAATTTAATAAATGCAATTTTATGTGTGTTTTTCATGATTACCACTTTGCTTGTTATACTTTCTTGTTTTGGAATTTTTATCAAAAAATTAAACATTCCTTTAAAAGAAAGCCCTTATATAGCATTAAAAAAGGAAAAAACATGA
- the ubiE gene encoding bifunctional demethylmenaquinone methyltransferase/2-methoxy-6-polyprenyl-1,4-benzoquinol methylase UbiE: protein MQKQEKIVKMFDDIAPTYDKANRILSFGSDVSWRKKACLDVFKFSNNELDIIDVACGTGDMIIEWQNQALRTNKNIISIKGVDPSAGMLEVAKKKIPDATFVQAKAQELPLESESANIISISYGIRNVVDRKEAIKEFARVLKKDGILLVLEFTKREQGGFIAACRDFYLKNILPKVGGFISKNYSAYEYLPNSIEDFLSKEEFIKELSEYFEMLEYKSFSFGVCSMFIARKK from the coding sequence ATGCAAAAACAAGAAAAAATAGTCAAAATGTTTGATGATATAGCACCAACTTATGATAAGGCTAATAGAATTTTAAGTTTTGGAAGTGATGTGAGTTGGAGAAAAAAAGCTTGTTTAGATGTTTTTAAATTTTCTAACAATGAACTTGATATTATCGATGTGGCTTGTGGTACAGGCGATATGATTATAGAATGGCAAAATCAAGCCTTAAGGACAAATAAAAATATCATTAGTATAAAAGGGGTTGATCCAAGTGCGGGCATGCTTGAAGTGGCTAAGAAAAAAATTCCTGATGCGACTTTTGTGCAAGCAAAAGCACAAGAACTTCCACTTGAAAGTGAAAGTGCAAATATCATAAGTATAAGTTATGGCATACGCAATGTGGTAGATAGGAAAGAAGCTATAAAAGAATTTGCAAGAGTGTTGAAAAAGGATGGGATTTTACTTGTGCTTGAATTTACTAAAAGAGAGCAGGGTGGTTTTATAGCTGCTTGTAGAGATTTTTACTTAAAAAATATTTTACCAAAAGTGGGTGGATTTATCAGTAAAAATTATAGTGCTTATGAGTATTTACCAAATTCGATAGAAGATTTTTTAAGCAAAGAAGAATTTATTAAAGAATTGAGTGAGTATTTTGAAATGCTAGAGTATAAAAGCTTTAGTTTTGGTGTTTGCTCTATGTTTATTGCAAGAAAAAAATGA
- the kcuS gene encoding KCU-star family selenoprotein, with protein sequence MIKKLKLWYEKSERFFHPLVGVASYDKYLEHMREKHPKAPCKSRKEFFKDFLEKKYNSGLGKC encoded by the coding sequence ATGATAAAAAAACTTAAATTATGGTATGAAAAATCCGAAAGGTTTTTTCATCCCTTAGTTGGAGTTGCAAGTTATGATAAATATCTTGAACATATGAGAGAAAAACATCCTAAAGCACCTTGTAAAAGTAGAAAAGAATTTTTCAAAGATTTTCTTGAAAAAAAATACAATAGTGGCTTAGGAAAATGCTGA
- the perR gene encoding peroxide-responsive transcriptional repressor PerR, which translates to MELIQLLKNCDLKATPQRLCILKILKRHEHPNIESLYESIKEEYPSISLATVYKNLNTLKEQGLVVEINTPNQKTCYDIYEYPHIHVICSKCNHIEDVCYEDSGINKYQEDLEKKIGNIIDYLGVFAYVNGCKACKK; encoded by the coding sequence ATGGAACTTATTCAATTGCTTAAAAATTGTGATTTAAAAGCTACTCCTCAAAGACTTTGTATTTTAAAAATTTTAAAACGCCATGAACATCCTAATATAGAATCTTTATACGAAAGCATTAAGGAAGAATATCCTTCTATCTCTTTAGCTACAGTGTATAAAAATTTAAATACTTTAAAAGAACAAGGTTTGGTTGTAGAAATCAACACTCCAAATCAAAAAACTTGTTATGATATTTATGAATATCCTCATATACATGTAATTTGTAGCAAATGCAATCATATAGAAGATGTATGTTATGAAGATAGTGGGATAAATAAATACCAAGAAGATCTTGAGAAAAAAATTGGCAATATCATTGATTATCTTGGCGTATTTGCTTATGTGAATGGTTGTAAAGCTTGTAAAAAATAA
- the serC gene encoding phosphoserine transaminase, giving the protein MRVMNFSAGPSNLPDEVLKEAREHLFDYHGKGFSIMEVSHRGKVFEEVHFEAIKMAKELYGVNDDYEVLLMQGGASLQFAMIPMNLYMGGVCEFANTGVWTKKAIKEAEILGVNTKIVANTQESEFDHIPQFEFSDNADYAYICSNNTIYGTQYKNYPKTKSPLIIDASSDFFSKKIDFSNIAMLFGGVQKNAGISGLACAFVRKDMIERSKNKNIPSMLKYSVYAENNSLFNTPATFAIYMFNLEMKWLLNQGGLDKINEQNIQKAKILYDVIDESNGFYKGHAKKEDRSLMNVSFNIAYDKNLEPVFVKEAEENGMIGLKGHKILGGIRASIYNSISIEKVQKLSEFMKAFAKKHA; this is encoded by the coding sequence ATGAGAGTGATGAATTTTAGTGCAGGTCCTTCAAACCTGCCTGATGAGGTTTTAAAAGAAGCTAGGGAACATTTGTTTGATTATCATGGTAAAGGCTTTTCTATTATGGAAGTTTCTCATCGTGGAAAGGTTTTTGAAGAAGTGCATTTTGAAGCTATCAAAATGGCAAAAGAACTTTATGGTGTAAATGATGATTATGAAGTGCTTTTAATGCAAGGTGGAGCTAGTTTGCAATTTGCTATGATACCTATGAATTTATATATGGGTGGAGTTTGTGAATTTGCTAATACGGGAGTTTGGACTAAAAAGGCTATTAAAGAAGCTGAAATTTTAGGAGTAAATACAAAAATAGTAGCAAACACTCAAGAAAGTGAGTTTGATCATATCCCACAATTTGAATTTAGCGATAATGCAGATTATGCTTATATATGCTCTAATAATACTATTTATGGAACCCAATATAAAAACTATCCAAAGACTAAAAGTCCTTTGATAATTGATGCTTCTAGTGATTTTTTCTCTAAAAAGATAGATTTTTCTAATATTGCTATGCTTTTTGGTGGGGTGCAAAAAAATGCAGGAATTTCAGGGCTTGCTTGTGCTTTTGTGCGTAAAGATATGATAGAGCGTAGCAAAAACAAAAATATACCTAGTATGTTAAAATATAGCGTTTATGCTGAAAATAATTCTTTATTTAATACTCCAGCAACCTTTGCTATATATATGTTTAATCTTGAAATGAAATGGCTTTTAAATCAAGGTGGATTAGACAAAATCAATGAGCAAAATATACAAAAAGCCAAAATTTTATACGATGTGATTGATGAGAGTAATGGTTTTTATAAAGGTCATGCCAAAAAAGAGGATAGATCATTAATGAATGTTAGTTTTAATATAGCTTATGATAAAAACTTAGAGCCAGTTTTTGTAAAAGAAGCTGAAGAAAATGGTATGATAGGTCTTAAAGGACATAAAATTTTAGGTGGAATTCGTGCTAGTATTTATAATTCTATCAGTATTGAAAAGGTTCAAAAGTTAAGTGAATTTATGAAAGCTTTTGCAAAAAAACATGCTTGA
- the xseA gene encoding exodeoxyribonuclease VII large subunit, producing MKVSELNLKAKSLLEFHLDDIELSGEISKITIHSSGHWYFDLKDEKSSIACVMFKGFNQFVQAKPKVGDMLELRGYVSLYEASGRYQFIAKSMQKTSLGDLEAKFLALKEKLEKEGLFDTNVKKSIIKFPKKIGIITSFTSAALQDMLKLISQKEYNLCKITIFNALTQGQSAPNSLINALKKANEYNLDAIILARGGGSREDLFCFNDEELARCIFSLKTPIVSAIGHEIDYVISDFVADLRAPTPSAAIDMIFPNKLSLEQGLDELAMRFKNQMLNHLKFYQNKIDHLQNLAKAKSLENAFFLRKQKLDFLQSQLKSVLNLKLLNYENKLDNFEELLTQQKNFFDKSKNLINLQKDGKNISLEKLKKGDIIKLCSINESKEAQIL from the coding sequence ATGAAAGTTTCAGAACTTAATCTAAAAGCTAAAAGTTTATTAGAATTTCATCTTGATGATATAGAGCTTAGTGGAGAAATTTCTAAAATTACCATTCATAGTTCAGGACATTGGTATTTTGATTTAAAAGATGAAAAATCAAGCATAGCTTGTGTGATGTTTAAAGGCTTTAATCAGTTTGTCCAAGCTAAACCTAAAGTTGGCGATATGCTTGAACTTAGAGGTTATGTGAGTTTATATGAAGCAAGTGGCAGGTATCAATTTATCGCCAAAAGTATGCAAAAAACAAGTCTTGGAGATTTAGAAGCTAAATTTTTAGCTCTAAAAGAAAAGCTTGAAAAAGAAGGTTTGTTTGATACAAATGTTAAAAAAAGCATTATTAAATTTCCTAAAAAAATAGGCATAATTACTTCTTTTACTTCAGCTGCTTTGCAAGATATGTTAAAGCTAATTTCACAAAAAGAATACAATCTTTGCAAAATAACTATTTTTAATGCCCTTACCCAAGGACAAAGTGCCCCAAATTCTTTAATAAATGCTTTAAAAAAAGCCAATGAGTATAATTTAGATGCGATTATTTTGGCAAGAGGTGGTGGAAGCAGAGAAGATTTGTTTTGTTTTAACGATGAAGAACTTGCAAGATGTATTTTTTCTTTAAAAACGCCTATTGTTTCTGCTATTGGACATGAGATTGATTATGTTATTAGTGATTTTGTAGCAGATTTAAGAGCACCAACTCCAAGTGCAGCTATTGATATGATTTTTCCAAATAAACTAAGCTTAGAACAAGGACTTGATGAGCTTGCTATGCGTTTTAAAAACCAAATGTTAAATCATCTTAAGTTTTATCAAAACAAAATCGATCATTTGCAAAATTTAGCCAAAGCTAAGTCTTTAGAAAATGCTTTTTTTCTTAGAAAACAAAAGCTTGATTTTTTACAAAGCCAACTAAAGAGCGTTTTAAATTTAAAATTATTAAATTATGAAAATAAGCTTGATAATTTTGAGGAACTTTTAACTCAGCAAAAAAATTTCTTTGATAAAAGTAAAAATTTGATAAATTTACAAAAAGATGGCAAAAATATCTCTCTTGAAAAGCTAAAAAAAGGAGATATTATAAAGCTTTGCTCAATAAATGAGAGTAAAGAAGCTCAAATACTATAA